The genomic region AACAGCTGCTACAACGACATTCTGTGCGAAGTCGAGCTCTACGACGGAGGTGCTGAGTAATGGCACGCTATGGGTTTGTCATCGACACGACGCGCTGCGTTGGCTGCAACCTGTGCGCCATGGCCTGCAAGGTCGAGAACAACATCGGCGAGGGTGTGTGGTGGAACCGAGCCAAGACTGAGGGCAGCGATGTCGACAATGCGCCATCGGGCGAATGGCCAAACGGGCTGGCGCTGTCGTACTACACATACTCGTGCCAGCACTGCTCCAAGCCGGCGTGCGCTGAGGCATGCCCGGTCGGTGCCACGTACAAGGACGAGGAGACCGGCGTCGTCCTGCAGGACTACGACGTGTGCATTGGCTGTGGCTCGTGCATAGCCGCCTGCCCCTACGATGGCGTGCGCACGCTGAACGAGGAGGCGCCGAAGTACTTCCTCGATTTCAAGGTGGGCGACGCCGACGCCCCCGAGCACCAGCAGGGCGTCGTCGAGAAGTGCACGATGTGCT from Coriobacteriia bacterium harbors:
- a CDS encoding 4Fe-4S dicluster domain-containing protein, which produces MARYGFVIDTTRCVGCNLCAMACKVENNIGEGVWWNRAKTEGSDVDNAPSGEWPNGLALSYYTYSCQHCSKPACAEACPVGATYKDEETGVVLQDYDVCIGCGSCIAACPYDGVRTLNEEAPKYFLDFKVGDADAPEHQQGVVEKCTMCWHRIERGERPACADVCRESARFWGDFDDPESEVSKLIATREYKQLQTSVGTEPNIYYLV